From a single Sorghum bicolor cultivar BTx623 chromosome 5, Sorghum_bicolor_NCBIv3, whole genome shotgun sequence genomic region:
- the LOC8058608 gene encoding nicotianamine aminotransferase A, whose product MEKSAGNGVATSVPASWNFEPNETLLGLTALSVRGVLGRVKAGMVEADGGGRPVVPMGHGDPSAFPCFRTAPEAVDAVAGALQSGEYNSYSTCVGLEPARRSIAQFLSCDLPYTLSPDDVYLTSGCAQAIEIICSVLARPGANILVSRPGYLFYEARAVFNGMEARYFDLLPEKDWEVDIEGIQALADKNTVAMVIVNPGNPCGNVYSYEHLAKVAETARKLGIFVIADEVYAHLTFGERKFVPMGVFGSVAPVLTLGSISKKWVVPGWRLGWIVTNDPNGVFQMTKVVGSIKSYLDISADPPTFVQGAIPNLLENTKEEFFQKTIKILKESADICWEKLKDINAITCPSKPEGSMFVMVKLDVSCLSDIKDDMDFCCRLAKEELVVVLPGCAVGYKDWLRITFAIDPSSLEDGLDRLKSFCLRYKKLTK is encoded by the exons ATGGAGAAGAGCGCCGGCAATGGGGTGGCGACGTCTGTCCCGGCCTCGTGGAACTTCGAGCCCAACGAGACCCTGCTGGGCCTGACGGCGCTCTCGGTGCGCGGCGTGCTGGGCAGGGTCAAGGCCGGGATGGTAGAGGCCGACGGCGGCGGGCGGCCGGTGGTCCCGATGGGCCACGGCGACCCGTCGGCGTTCCCGTGCTTCCGGACGGCGCCGGAGGCCGTGGACGCCGTCGCCGGCGCGCTCCAGTCCGGGGAGTACAACTCCTACTCCACTTGCGTCGGCCTTGAGCCCGCACGGAG GTCCATTGCTCAGTTCTTATCCTGTGATTTGCCATATACATTGTCACCTGATGATGTCTACCTCACAAGTGGCTGTGCTCAAGCAATTGAGATAATCTGCTCTGTGTTAGCTCGTCCTGGTGCCAACATCTTGGTTTCAAGGCCTGGCTACTTATTCTATGAGGCACGCGCTGTTTTCAATGGCATGGAAGCACGATACTTCGATCTTCTACCTGAGAAAGACTGGGAGGTTGACATTGAAGGCATCCAAGCTCTTGCTGACAAGAACACTGTTGCCATGGTCATTGTCAACCCAGGAAACCCCTGTGGCAATGTGTACTCCTATGAGCACCTGGCCAAG GTTGCTGAGACCGCGCGGAAGCTTGGCATATTTGTCATAGCAGATGAGGTTTATGCACACTTGACATTTGGAGAGAGGAAGTTTGTGCcgatgggtgtgtttggttctgTGGCTCCAGTGCTCACACTGGGTTCCATATCAAAGAAATGGGTAGTGCCTGGATGGCGGCTTGGATGGATAGTTACCAATGATCCGAATGGTGTATTTCAGATGACTAAG GTAGTGGGCAGCATCAAGAGCTACCTTGATATCTCCGCTGATCCTCCAACATTTGTCCAG GGAGCAATTCCAAACCTTCTGGAGAACACAAAGGAGGAATTCTTCCAAAAAACCATCAAAATTCTAAAAGAAAGTGCAGATATATGCTGGGAAAAGTTGAAGGACATCAACGCAATCACATGCCCAAGCAAACCAGAGGGATCCATGTTTGTAATG GTGAAACTGGATGTATCTTGCCTGTCGGACATCAAAGATGACATGGACTTCTGCTGCCGGCTGGCAAAGGAAGAATTAGTGGTTGTTCTGCCAG GATGTGCTGTGGGATACAAGGATTGGCTTCGGATCACCTTTGCAATTGATCCATCTTCTCTCGAAGATGGGCTTGACAGGCTCAAGTCCTTCTGTTTGCGGTACAAGAAGCTGACAAAGTGA
- the LOC8059342 gene encoding probable aminotransferase TAT2, with protein sequence MENSSGSASNGEVAAAFRVPDSWNFEPNERLLGLMSLSVRGVLAKIKAEMVAGGGGGAGGRPVIPMGHGDPSAFPCFRTAPEAVDAVAGALQSGEYNSYSTCVGLEPARRSIAQYLSRDLPYELSLDDVYLTNGCAQAIEIICSVLARPGANILLPRPGYKFYEARAVFNGMEARYFDLLPGKDWEVDTECVQALADKNTVAIVIINPGNPCGNVYSYEHLAKVAETARKLGIFVIADEAYAHLTFGERKFVPMGVFGAVAPVLTLGSLSKRWLVPGWRLGWIVTNDPNGVFQRTKVAASIRTYHYICSDPTTFVQGAVPNLLENSKEEFFQKTIKILKESADMCWEKMKHINGITCPSKPMGSMFVMVKLDLSCLKDIKDDMDFCCRLAKEESVVVLPGRVVGCKDWLRITFAIDPSSLEDGLDRLKSFCLRHSKTAGGVM encoded by the exons ATGGAGAACAGCAGCGGCAGCGCCAGCAATGGCGAGGTGGCGGCGGCTTTCCGGGTCCCGGACTCGTGGAACTTCGAGCCGAACGAGAGGCTCCTGGGCCTGATGTCGCTCTCGGTGCGCGGCGTGCTAGCCAAGATCAAGGCCGAGATGgttgccggcggcggcggcggcgctggtggaagGCCGGTGATCCCGATGGGCCACGGCGACCCGTCGGCGTTCCCGTGCTTCCGGACGGCGCCGGAGGCCGTGGACGCCGTCGCCGGCGCGCTGCAGTCCGGCGAGTACAACTCCTACTCCACCTGCGTCGGCCTTGAGCCAGCACGGAG GTCCATTGCACAGTACTTATCCCGTGATTTGCCATATGAATTGTCACTTGATGATGTCTACCTCACAAACGGCTGTGCTCAAGCAATTGAGATAATCTGCTCTGTGTTAGCTCGTCCTGGTGCCAACATCTTGCTACCAAGGCCTGGCTACAAGTTCTATGAGGCGCGTGCTGTTTTCAACGGAATGGAAGCCCGGTACTTCGATCTTCTACCTGGGAAAGACTGGGAGGTTGACACTGAGTGTGTCCAAGCTCTTGCAGACAAGAATACTGTTGCCATTGTCATTATCAACCCAGGAAACCCATGTGGCAATGTGTACTCCTATGAGCACCTGGCCAAG GTTGCTGAGACGGCACGGAAGCTTGGCATATTTGTAATAGCAGATGAGGCTTATGCACACTTGACATTTGGAGAGAGGAAATTTGTGCCGATGGGTGTGTTTGGGGCTGTGGCTCCAGTGCTCACACTGGGGTCATTATCAAAGAGATGGCTGGTGCCCGGTTGGCGGCTTGGATGGATTGTTACAAATGATCCTAATGGTGTATTTCAGAGAACCAAG GTAGCCGCTAGCATCAGGACCTATCATTATATCTGCTCTGATCCTACAACATTTGTTCAG GGAGCAGTTCCAAACCTCCTGGAGAACTCAAAGGAGGAATTCTTCCAAAAGACCATCAAAATTCTCAAAGAAAGTGCAGACATGTGCTGGGAAAAGATGAAGCACATCAACGGAATCACATGCCCAAGCAAACCAATGGGATCCATGTTTGTAATG GTGAAACTGGATCTGTCCTGCCTGAAGGACATCAAAGATGACATGGACTTCTGCTGCCGGCTGGCAAAGGAAGAATCAGTGGTTGTTCTGCCAG GACGTGTTGTGGGATGCAAGGATTGGCTCCGGATCACCTTTGCAATTGACCCATCTTCTCTCGAAGACGGCCTTGACAGGCTCAAGTCCTTCTGCCTGCGACACAGCAAGACGGCCGGCGGAGTGATGTGA